From a region of the Lactuca sativa cultivar Salinas chromosome 4, Lsat_Salinas_v11, whole genome shotgun sequence genome:
- the LOC111897682 gene encoding cytochrome P450 CYP82D47 → MEFHLSFSTIVATSFSVIVALFLLHSLNRKKANRGKNQKPPQAQGAWPIIGHLHLLRGSQLPHYVLGDMADKYGPIFTIKLGYHQALVVSNGSIAKECFTTNDKAFATRPKAEATKLMGYNYAMFGFATYGDYWRQARKMITLEVLSQRRVETFAHIRASEVRVSIKDIYDRWVLNKMSENSEMMKIEMSQWFGNLVVNIMVRIIRGKTFSPHDDQERVRFQTVVKKFIELMGAFVVSDFIPYLKCFDMGGYIKEMKKMAIDLDNIFGGWLQEHKTIKSFTQQHESNQLGFIDVLISILQGVSKEEFRDFDDDTIIKSACKQLLIAGLDTTSGTLTWALSLLLNHPKTLEIAQNEIDEHVGRERLVEESDLKNLVYLNAIIKETLRLYTAAPLSIPHESIEDCIVGGYNIPKGTRLVVNVYKMHRDPNIWSDPLEFRPERFLTRHKDIDFRGKHYELLPFGSGRRMCPGIPFALQAVGLTLASFIQQFVLKNPSNEPIDMSETSGLTISKSTPLEVLLAPRLASNMY, encoded by the exons ATGGAATTCCATCTCTCGTTTTCAACCATTGTAGCAACCAGCTTTTCTGTTATTGTAGCACTTTTCCTTCTCCATAGCCTCAACAGGAAGAAGGCAAATAGAGGGAAGAACCAAAAACCACCACAAGCACAAGGTGCATGGCCTATCATCGGACACCTGCACCTTTTACGTGGTTCTCAGCTACCTCACTACGTTTTAGGTGACATGGCAGACAAATATGGCCCTATCTTCACAATCAAGCTTGGTTATCACCAAGCTTTGGTGGTGAGTAATGGGTCGATAGCTAAAGAGTGCTTTACTACAAACGATAAGGCCTTTGCAACTCGACCCAAAGCTGAGGCAACAAAACTCATGGGCTATAATTATGCTATGTTCGGCTTTGCTACATATGGAGACTATTGGCGACAAGCACGCAAGATGATCACGCTGGAGGTTCTTTCCCAGCGACGAGTTGAAACGTTTGCACATATTCGAGCTTCAGAGGTTAGAGTATCCATCAAAGATATATATGATCGTTGGGTTTTAAATAAAATGAGCGAAAATTCAGAGATGATGAAGATCGAGATGAGTCAATGGTTTGGTAACTTGGTTGTGAATATTATGGTTAGGATTATTAGGGGGAAGACGTTTTCGCCACATGATGATCAGGAACGGGTTCGATTTCAGACTGTAGTAAAGAAATTCATTGAGTTAATGGGAGCATTTGTGGTTTCAGATTTTATCCCTTATCTCAAGTGTTTTGATATGGGTGGATACATTAAAGAAATGAAGAAGATGGCGATAGATCTGGACAACATCTTTGGCGGATGGTTAcaagaacataaaacaataaagAGCTTTACCCAGCAACATGAAAGCAACCAATTAGGCTTTATAGATGTGCTGATTTCCATTCTTCAAGGTGTTTCCAAAGAGGAATTCCGGGATTTTGACGATGATACGATCATTAAATCCGCATGTAAA CAACTCCTGATAGCAGGCTTGGACACTACATCTGGGACGTTAACCTGGGCTTTGTCATTATTGctaaaccacccaaaaacattAGAGATTGCGCAAAATGAAATTGATGAGCATGTTGGAAGGGAGCGACTGGTGGAGGAGTCAGACTTGAAGAACTTAGTGTATCTTAATGCAATCATCAAAGAAACATTGCGTTTGTACACAGCTGCTCCTCTCTCTATTCCTCATGAGTCCATTGAGGATTGCATTGTGGGTGGCTACAACATTCCAAAAGGCACTCGTCTGGTGGTAAATGTTTATAAGATGCATCGTGATCCAAATATTTGGTCAGATCCCCTCGAGTTTAGGCCGGAGAGATTCTTGACAAGGCATAAGGATATTGATTTCAGGGGAAAACATTATGAGTTACTACCTTTTGGTAGTGGTAGAAGAATGTGCCCTGGTATTCCCTTCGCTCTTCAGGCTGTTGGTTTAACACTAGCTAGTTTCATTCAACAATTTGTGCTGAAAAATCCATCTAATGAACCTATTGATATGAGTGAAACTTCGGGACTGACTATCAGCAAGTCTACTCCACTTGAGGTCCTTTTGGCCCCTCGTTTGGCCTCGAATATGTATTAG
- the LOC111897668 gene encoding glutathione S-transferase T3-like: protein MLLAKAWLQISEDSITGSQQRDKEFWRRITAYYEKSNTSNVARTQANLKTHWHYMNPFAVAFNQMYIVLKSQHLSGWSEDDLKRATFEHYHARNGADFRHEHIWNIVKNEQKWKGSSTAYGASMSSSNTESFINLDNDEVTTRPIGRNAAKKAAKGKATNSTSSSGNRLDEILKKHIEENKKTFERYQNSLDMKNALKERKMKIKEEKVKNDEISIIFIFMDPSTMSEDGREIWINRCDQIKIKYNMK from the coding sequence ATGTTGTTGGCAAAAGCTTGGCTACAAATTTCAGAAGATAGCATTACCGGAAGTCAACAACGTGATAAAGAGTTCTGGAGACGAATTACTGCATACTATGAAAAAAGCAACACGTCGAACGTTGCAAGAACTCAAGCCAACCTCAAAACGCATTGGCATTACATGAACCCATTTGCAGTTGCATTTAATCAAATGTATATAGTGTTGAAAAGTCAACACCTGAGTGGATGGTCTGAGGATGATCTCAAACGTGCAACTTTTGAGCATTATCATGCTAGAAATGGTGCCGATTTTAGGCACGAACATATTTGGAATATCGTTAAAAATGAACAGAAATGGAAAGGTTCAAGCACTGCATATGGGGCATCTATGTCTTCATCAAATACAGAATCTTTCATTAACCTAGATAATGATGAAGTTACAACTCGTCCAATTGGTAGGAATGCAGCAAAAAAAGCAGCAAAAGGGAAAGCTACCAATTCCACTTCGTCATCTGGTAATAGGCTTGATGAAATACTTAAAAAACATatagaagaaaataaaaagaCTTTTGAACGCTATCAAAACTCTTTGGATATGAAGAATGCATTGAAAGAAAGAAAGATGAAGATTAAAGAAGAAAAGGTAAAGAATGATGAAATTTcaatcattttcattttcatgGATCCCAGTACCATGTCGGAAGATGGACGTGAAATTTGGATAAATCGTTGTGACCAGATTAAGATAAAATACAATATGAAGTAA